The proteins below are encoded in one region of Danio rerio strain Tuebingen ecotype United States chromosome 12, GRCz12tu, whole genome shotgun sequence:
- the tdrd1 gene encoding tudor domain-containing protein 1 isoform X1, whose protein sequence is MNPAFAQPMMRPNLPLRRPATGPSSLSPRGPAPAIYEERLLASDVLDSPKIDTMRKDISQNCGDVLSSPQTAVSMMGQVVKLCNYCSHQGNLRCTRCKKTCYCSVACQTQDWIAHRHVCKPSIPEVTSEKPKESKAVPYANGLGGTQAKEISVDAQPKRIYRRDLHKNVVSKGSEIKGTVIDLRNPGMFSIHWQCEEMIESLKKITQQLQKTYCSSFAQEYKPEVGELCAVKFSIDQNWYRAEIQAVDVARKTAGVFYIDFGNEENVALDHIRPLSENIDAVPPFALQCCIAGVKPLTGSWTGECCIAVRQLIAGKSLTFTVLEIMNDGDLLAVDSLVSTLGKHVSTFLIDQSYAIKEDVPVKTQTEHSINSLLTASFENFKRFSGGKNENSEARPPEPLTQGVGDSFTAVVTHLQSPSEILCQKLENASIIQQLQMNLRDHCSNTAASEDFRPAPGTVCCSLFSEDNQWYRAKVLAYSSEDRVCVGYIDFGNSEEVELNRLRPISKELLALATQAIPCSLAGIKSLTDTWSDEAVLMLKHLVCNRFIRVEILGKKDGRALVSMIDESSDPQASVTELLVNMGFAAIESVETKKNEPDPATSTEIPPLSQPVVEKLEWTGAELPFDGQKVELVIGTLKSLDEFYCYNYSKTDEHTLTEMSFELMKHCESERAPFTPIVGEPCCALFTGDARWYRAMVLEVCGEGKARVCFVDYGNSCEVDAAHLKAITQSLLKLPFQAIRCWLAGVEPMEGQWKKEAMLRFQALCAGQPLSGKVLSITKKGYGMELESAGQTVASVLISEHLAKPYGQNPSVEEPLKVSSKGAATTPEDLPVSSGCFPLNWKTLELSCSGTFQPRVAAVISPSLFYIMNPGQVNVEGLKAVMTDVAKYCSKQPVPNQCHPLPGASCCAQFSGDKNWYRAVVLEVTTKHAHVIYSDYGNMETVPLSSILPITKELLQHPFQIVRCALRGKEHFPVVWPTEVLELFGIQLSGGVLASFQGFDGTSNLLTLTQQSGQSDRDINSIILGALQKGQIKPSSKLPANVNEEKKDVEQKQTQPISSNKAVEQTLSTNVEKPALDDQTLPLSVSLKPEEPENMSKTKTAEECTPTPDTVSSIESSHAAQSCCCQELKQKMDRIEELVLLLVKQVGSR, encoded by the exons ATGAATCCAGCCTTCGCTCAGCCAATGATGAGACCCAATCTCCCACTGAGGAGACCTGCCACTGGACCCAGTTCACTTTCTCCCAGAGGCCCAGCACCAGCCATTTATGAAGAACGCCTGCTAGCAAGTGACGTTCTGGATA GTCCCAAGATTGACACTATGAGAAAGGATATCAGTCAGaat TGTGGAGATGTCTTGTCTTCTCCACAGACAGCGGTGTCTATGATGGGCCAAGTAGTAAAGTTGTGCAATTACTGCAGCCACCAGG GCAACTTAAGGTGCACTCGGTGTAAAAAAACTTGCTACTGTTCTGTAGCTTGTCAGACTCAGGATTGGATCGCACATCGACATGTTTGCAAACCCAGCATTCCAGAAGTCACAag TGAAAAACCTAAGGAGTCAAAAGCTGTGCCATATGCAAATGGACTTGGTGGCACTCAAGCTAAg GAGATCTCTGTTGATGCACAGCCTAAGAGAATATATCGTCGCGACTTGCACAAAAATGTGGTTTCCAAAGGTTCTGAGATAAAG GGCACAGTAATTGACCTGAGAAACCCTGGGATGTTCTCCATCCACTGGCAGTGCGAGGAGATGATAGAATCCCTGAAGAAGATTACCCAACAGCTTCAGAAGACCTATTGCTCTTCATTCGCACAAGAGTATAAGCCTGAAGTTGGTGAGCTCTGTGCTGTCAAATTTTCTATTGATCAG AACTGGTATCGAGCTGAGATTCAGGCAGTTGATGTGGCCCGCAAGACTGCTGGTGTGTTTTACATTGACTTTGGGAATGAAGAGAATGTTGCACTTGACCACATACGGCCCCTTTCTGAAAACATTGATGCTGTGCCACCATTT GCTTTGCAGTGTTGTATTGCTGGTGTAAAACCTCTGACAGGAAGTTGGACTGGTGAATGCTGTATTGCTGTTAGGCAGTTAATTGCTGGAAAGAGCCTCACTTTCACAGTCTTGGAAATCATGAACGATGGCGATCTGCTTGCTGTGGATTCTCTTGTTAGCACTCTTG GTAAACATGTGAGCACTTTCCTGATAGACCAGTCCTATGCCATAAAAGAGGATGTTCCTGTCAAAACACAGACTGAACACAGCATCA ACTCATTGCTGACAGCATCCTTTGAGAACTTCAAGCGCTTTTCTGGAGGAAAGAATGAGAACTCTGAAGCCCGGCCTCCAGAGCCATTGACTCAAGGAGTGGGAGACTCATTCACTGCTGTCGTCACTCACCTACAGTCGCCCTCAGAGATTCTCTGCCAGAAGCTGGAAAATGCCA GTATAATCCAGCAGTTGCAAATGAACTTGAGAGACCATTGTTCAAATACTGCTGCCAGTGAGGACTTCAGACCTGCACCAGGAACTGTCTGCTGCTCTCTCTTCTCCG AGGACAACCAGTGGTACAGAGCTAAAGTTCTGGCATATTCCTCTGAGGATCGTGTGTGTGTCGGATACATAGACTTTGGAAACTCTGAGGAGGTTGAGCTAAATCGCTTAAGGCCGATCAGCAAGGAGCTGTTGGCTTTGGCAACACAAGCAATCCCCTGTTCTCTAGCAG GTATAAAGTCTCTAACAGACACCTGGTCTGATGAGGCAGTTCTGATGTTGAAACATCTGGTGTGCAACCGCTTCATTCGGGTTGAGATTCTGGGTAAAAAGGACGGTAGGGCTCTGGTGTCCATGATCGATGAGTCCAGTGATCCTCAGGCCAGTGTCACAGAGCTGTTGGTTAACATGGGTTTTGCTGCTATTGAAAGTGTGGAAACCAAGAAAAATGAACCAGATCCAGCTACCTCCACTGAAATTCCCC CCCTAAGTCAACCTGTTGTTGAGAAATTGGAGTGGACTGGTGCTGAACTTCCCTTTGATGGCCAGAAGGTGGAGCTGGTGATTGGTACACTGAAGAGCCTTGATGAATTCTACTGTTACAACTACAGTAAAACAG ACGAACACACCCTGACAGAGATGTCCTTTGAGCTTATGAAACACTGTGAATCAGAGAGAGCTCCTTTTACCCCTATTGTAGGAGAACCATGTTGTGCTCTCTTCACAG GAGACGCCCGCTGGTACAGAGCCATGGTGTTAGAGGTGTGTGGAGAGGGTAAAGCTAGAGTTTGTTTTGTGGATTATGGGAACTCCTGTGAGGTTGATGCAGCACACCTCAAGGCCATCACACAGAGCCTGCTAAAACTGCCCTTCCAGGCAATACGCTGCTGGCTTGCAG GAGTGGAACCAATGGAGGGCCAGTGGAAAAAAGAAGCTATGCTTAGGTTTCAGGCTCTTTGTGCCGGCCAGCCTTTGAGTGGCAAAGTACTTTCCATCACTAAGAAGGGTTATGGGATGGAGCTGGAAAGTGCTGGACAAACTGTTGCTTCTGTGCTCATCTCTGAGCACCTGGCTAAACCTTACGGACAG AATCCATCTGTTGAAGAGCCTTTGAAAGTTAGCAGCAAGGGAGCTGCCACTACCCCAGAAGATTTACCAGTGTCAA GTGGCTGTTTTCCTTTAAACTGGAAGACATTGGAGCTGTCTTGCAGTGGCACTTTCCAACCAAGAGTGGCAGCAGTAATCAGCCCTAGTCTCTTTTACATTATGAATCCTGGACAAG TGAATGTAGAGGGTCTGAAGGCTGTTATGACTGATGTTGCAAAGTACTGCAGCAAACAGCCAGTTCCCAATCAGTGCCATCCTTTACCAGGAGCCTCCTGTTGTGCGCAGTTTTCAG GTGACAAAAATTGGTACAGAGCTGTTGTGTTGGAGGTAACCACAAAGCATGCACATGTCATTTACTCTGATTATGGGAACATGGAGACTGTTCCTCTCTCCAGTATCCTTCCCATCACCAAAGAACTTCTCCAGCATCCATTCCAGATAGTTAGATGTGCCCTGAGAG GTAAAGAGCACTTCCCTGTAGTGTGGCCTACTGAAGTGCTGGAACTCTTTGGCATTCAGTTGAGTGGGGGTGTCCTGGCATCCTTTCAGGGCTTTGATGGAACCTCCAACCTGTTAACCCTTACCCAGCAGTCAGGTCAATCTGACCGAGACATTAATTCCATTATCCTTGGAGCTCTGCAGAAAGGACAGATCAAGCCTAGCTCAAAGCTGCCTGCCAATGTCAATGAAGAGAAAAAGGATGTTGAACAGAAGCAGACGCAGCCTATCAGCTCAAATAAGGCCGTAGAGCAAACTCTATCTACAAATGTTGAGAAACCTGCTCTGGATGATCAAACCCTGCCTTTAAGTGTCAGCTTGAAGCCCGAGGAACCAG AAAACATGTCCAAGACGAAGACTGCAGAGGAATGTACTCCAACACCCGACACTGTGAGCAGTATTGAGAGCAGCCATG CTGCACAATCTTGCTGTTGTCAGGAGCTGAAGCAAAAG ATGGACCGTATCGAGGAGTTGGTTCTCCTGCTTGTGAAGCAAGTTGGATCCAGATAG
- the tdrd1 gene encoding tudor domain-containing protein 1 (The RefSeq protein has 13 substitutions compared to this genomic sequence) codes for MNPAFAQPMMRPNLPLRRPATGPSSLSPRGPAPAIYEERLLASDVLDGPKIDTMRKDISQNCGDVLSSPQTAVSMMGQVVKLCNYCSHQGNLRCTRCKKTCYCSVACQTQDWIAHRHVCKPSIPEVTSEKPKESKAVPYANGLGGTQAKEISVDAQPKRIYRRDLHKKVVSKGSEIKGTVIDLRNPGMFSIHCQCEEMIESLKKITQQLQKTYCSSFAQEYKPEVGELCAVKFSLDQNWYRAEIQAVDVARKTAGVFYIDFGNEENVALDHIRPLSENIDAVPPFALQCCIAGVKPLTGSWTGECCIAVRQLIAGKSLTFTVLDIMNDGDLLAVDSLVSTLGKHVSTFLIDQSYAIKEDVPVKTQTEHSINSLLTASFENFKRFSGGKNENSEARPPEPLTQGVGDSFTAVVTHLQSPSEILCQKLENASIIQQLQMNLRVHCSNTAASDDFRPAPGTVCCSLFSEDNQWYRAKVLAYSSEDRVCVGYIDFGNSEEVELNRLRPISKELLALATQAIPCSLAGIKSLTDTWSDEAVLMLKHLVCNRFIRVEILGKKDGRALVSMIDESSDPQASVTELLVNMGFAAIESVETKKNEPDPATSTEIPPLSQPVVEKLEWTGAELPFDGQKVELVISTLKSLDEFYCYNYSKTDEHTLTEMSFELMKHCESERAPFTPIVGEPCCALFTGDARWYRAMVLEVCGEGKARVCFVDYGNSCEVDAAHLKAITQSLLKLPFQAIRCWLAGVEPVEGQWKKEAMLRFQALCAGQPLSGKVLSITEKGYGMELESAGQTVASVLISEHLAKPYGQVRQPPQIQPAKPASQIEDLPSLKPIDQNPSVEEPLKVSSKGAATTPEDLPVSSGCFPLNWKTLELSCSGTFQPRVAAVISPSLFYIMNPGQVNVEGLKAVMTDVAKYCSKQPVPNQCHPLPGASCCAQFSGDKNWYRAVVLEVTTKHAHVIYSDYGNMETVPLSSILPITKELLQHPFQIVRCALTGKEHFPVVWPTEVLELFGIQLSGGVLASFQGFDGTSNLLTLTQQSGQSDRDINSIILGALQKGQIKPSSKLPANVNEEKKDVEQKQTQPISSNKAVEQTLSTNVEKPALDDQTLPLSVSLKHEEPENMSKTKTAEECTSTPDTVSSIESSHAAQSCCCQELKQKMDRIEELVLLLVKQVGSR; via the exons ATGAATCCAGCCTTCGCTCAGCCAATGATGAGACCCAATCTCCCACTGAGGAGACCTGCCACTGGACCCAGTTCACTTTCTCCCAGAGGCCCAGCACCAGCCATTTATGAAGAACGCCTGCTAGCAAGTGACGTTCTGGATA GTCCCAAGATTGACACTATGAGAAAGGATATCAGTCAGaat TGTGGAGATGTCTTGTCTTCTCCACAGACAGCGGTGTCTATGATGGGCCAAGTAGTAAAGTTGTGCAATTACTGCAGCCACCAGG GCAACTTAAGGTGCACTCGGTGTAAAAAAACTTGCTACTGTTCTGTAGCTTGTCAGACTCAGGATTGGATCGCACATCGACATGTTTGCAAACCCAGCATTCCAGAAGTCACAag TGAAAAACCTAAGGAGTCAAAAGCTGTGCCATATGCAAATGGACTTGGTGGCACTCAAGCTAAg GAGATCTCTGTTGATGCACAGCCTAAGAGAATATATCGTCGCGACTTGCACAAAAATGTGGTTTCCAAAGGTTCTGAGATAAAG GGCACAGTAATTGACCTGAGAAACCCTGGGATGTTCTCCATCCACTGGCAGTGCGAGGAGATGATAGAATCCCTGAAGAAGATTACCCAACAGCTTCAGAAGACCTATTGCTCTTCATTCGCACAAGAGTATAAGCCTGAAGTTGGTGAGCTCTGTGCTGTCAAATTTTCTATTGATCAG AACTGGTATCGAGCTGAGATTCAGGCAGTTGATGTGGCCCGCAAGACTGCTGGTGTGTTTTACATTGACTTTGGGAATGAAGAGAATGTTGCACTTGACCACATACGGCCCCTTTCTGAAAACATTGATGCTGTGCCACCATTT GCTTTGCAGTGTTGTATTGCTGGTGTAAAACCTCTGACAGGAAGTTGGACTGGTGAATGCTGTATTGCTGTTAGGCAGTTAATTGCTGGAAAGAGCCTCACTTTCACAGTCTTGGAAATCATGAACGATGGCGATCTGCTTGCTGTGGATTCTCTTGTTAGCACTCTTG GTAAACATGTGAGCACTTTCCTGATAGACCAGTCCTATGCCATAAAAGAGGATGTTCCTGTCAAAACACAGACTGAACACAGCATCA ACTCATTGCTGACAGCATCCTTTGAGAACTTCAAGCGCTTTTCTGGAGGAAAGAATGAGAACTCTGAAGCCCGGCCTCCAGAGCCATTGACTCAAGGAGTGGGAGACTCATTCACTGCTGTCGTCACTCACCTACAGTCGCCCTCAGAGATTCTCTGCCAGAAGCTGGAAAATGCCA GTATAATCCAGCAGTTGCAAATGAACTTGAGAGACCATTGTTCAAATACTGCTGCCAGTGAGGACTTCAGACCTGCACCAGGAACTGTCTGCTGCTCTCTCTTCTCCG AGGACAACCAGTGGTACAGAGCTAAAGTTCTGGCATATTCCTCTGAGGATCGTGTGTGTGTCGGATACATAGACTTTGGAAACTCTGAGGAGGTTGAGCTAAATCGCTTAAGGCCGATCAGCAAGGAGCTGTTGGCTTTGGCAACACAAGCAATCCCCTGTTCTCTAGCAG GTATAAAGTCTCTAACAGACACCTGGTCTGATGAGGCAGTTCTGATGTTGAAACATCTGGTGTGCAACCGCTTCATTCGGGTTGAGATTCTGGGTAAAAAGGACGGTAGGGCTCTGGTGTCCATGATCGATGAGTCCAGTGATCCTCAGGCCAGTGTCACAGAGCTGTTGGTTAACATGGGTTTTGCTGCTATTGAAAGTGTGGAAACCAAGAAAAATGAACCAGATCCAGCTACCTCCACTGAAATTCCCC CCCTAAGTCAACCTGTTGTTGAGAAATTGGAGTGGACTGGTGCTGAACTTCCCTTTGATGGCCAGAAGGTGGAGCTGGTGATTGGTACACTGAAGAGCCTTGATGAATTCTACTGTTACAACTACAGTAAAACAG ACGAACACACCCTGACAGAGATGTCCTTTGAGCTTATGAAACACTGTGAATCAGAGAGAGCTCCTTTTACCCCTATTGTAGGAGAACCATGTTGTGCTCTCTTCACAG GAGACGCCCGCTGGTACAGAGCCATGGTGTTAGAGGTGTGTGGAGAGGGTAAAGCTAGAGTTTGTTTTGTGGATTATGGGAACTCCTGTGAGGTTGATGCAGCACACCTCAAGGCCATCACACAGAGCCTGCTAAAACTGCCCTTCCAGGCAATACGCTGCTGGCTTGCAG GAGTGGAACCAATGGAGGGCCAGTGGAAAAAAGAAGCTATGCTTAGGTTTCAGGCTCTTTGTGCCGGCCAGCCTTTGAGTGGCAAAGTACTTTCCATCACTAAGAAGGGTTATGGGATGGAGCTGGAAAGTGCTGGACAAACTGTTGCTTCTGTGCTCATCTCTGAGCACCTGGCTAAACCTTACGGACAGGTCAGACAGCCTCCGCAAATACAGCCAGCTAAACCCGCCAGTCAGATTGAAGATCTGCCCTCTCTTAAACCCATTGATCAGAATCCATCTGTTGAAGAGCCTTTGAAAGTTAGCAGCAAGGGAGCTGCCACTACCCCAGAAGATTTACCAGTGTCAA GTGGCTGTTTTCCTTTAAACTGGAAGACATTGGAGCTGTCTTGCAGTGGCACTTTCCAACCAAGAGTGGCAGCAGTAATCAGCCCTAGTCTCTTTTACATTATGAATCCTGGACAAG TGAATGTAGAGGGTCTGAAGGCTGTTATGACTGATGTTGCAAAGTACTGCAGCAAACAGCCAGTTCCCAATCAGTGCCATCCTTTACCAGGAGCCTCCTGTTGTGCGCAGTTTTCAG GTGACAAAAATTGGTACAGAGCTGTTGTGTTGGAGGTAACCACAAAGCATGCACATGTCATTTACTCTGATTATGGGAACATGGAGACTGTTCCTCTCTCCAGTATCCTTCCCATCACCAAAGAACTTCTCCAGCATCCATTCCAGATAGTTAGATGTGCCCTGAGAG GTAAAGAGCACTTCCCTGTAGTGTGGCCTACTGAAGTGCTGGAACTCTTTGGCATTCAGTTGAGTGGGGGTGTCCTGGCATCCTTTCAGGGCTTTGATGGAACCTCCAACCTGTTAACCCTTACCCAGCAGTCAGGTCAATCTGACCGAGACATTAATTCCATTATCCTTGGAGCTCTGCAGAAAGGACAGATCAAGCCTAGCTCAAAGCTGCCTGCCAATGTCAATGAAGAGAAAAAGGATGTTGAACAGAAGCAGACGCAGCCTATCAGCTCAAATAAGGCCGTAGAGCAAACTCTATCTACAAATGTTGAGAAACCTGCTCTGGATGATCAAACCCTGCCTTTAAGTGTCAGCTTGAAGCCCGAGGAACCAG AAAACATGTCCAAGACGAAGACTGCAGAGGAATGTACTCCAACACCCGACACTGTGAGCAGTATTGAGAGCAGCCATG CTGCACAATCTTGCTGTTGTCAGGAGCTGAAGCAAAAG ATGGACCGTATCGAGGAGTTGGTTCTCCTGCTTGTGAAGCAAGTTGGATCCAGATAG
- the si:ch211-225b10.3 gene encoding endoplasmic reticulum-Golgi intermediate compartment protein 2 — MRRPSLKNKTPISIIKNLDAFPKVPESYVATSAFGGTVTLTVFILMALLTISEFFVYQDTWMKYEYEVDRDFTSKLKIKIDITVAMKCERLGADVLDIAGAVVASKEIKYDSVSFDPSAQKKQWYQILQQIQNRLREEQSLQDVLFKSALKGYFSDPAPRVDPTPESQNACRIHGKIYVNKVAGNFHITLGKPIETHKGHAHYASFIKDEVYNFSHRIDHLSFGNDVPGHINPLDGMEKTTLEQNTLFQYFITVVPTKLHTSNVSVDMHQFSVTERERVVSNEKGNQGVSGIFFKYKLSPLMVRVSEEHMPLAAFLVRLCGIVGGIFSTSDLLHRLIGSFVDIICFRFRLANKDREVLNRVSQSE, encoded by the exons ATGAGGCGACCATCACTGAAGAATAAAACTCCTATCAGCATAATAAAAAATCTAGATGCCTTTCCTAAAGTTCCAGAAAGTTATGTTGCAACATCAGCTTTCGGAGGCACAG TGACACTGACCGTCTTCATCCTCATGGCACTTCTGACCATCTCAGAGTTCTTTGTGTACCAGGACACATGGATGAAATATGAATATGAAGTAGACCGAGATTTTACCAG TAAACTGAAGATAAAAATTGATATCACAGTTGCAATGAAATGCGAAA GGTTGGGTGCAGATGTGCTGGATATTGCTGGAGCTGTCGTTGCGtcaaaggaaattaaatatgattcT GTAAGCTTTGATCCCTCTGCACAGAAAAAACAGTGGTATCA GATATTacagcagattcaaaacagaCTGAGAGAAGAACAATCACTACAAGATGTACTCTTTAAATCAGCGCTGAAAGGATACTTTTCTGACCCAGCTCCACG TGTTGATCCTACACCTGAATCTCAGAATGCATGCCGGATACATGGAAAAATCTATGTCAATAAAGTTGCAGGGAATTTCCATATCACATTAGGCAA ACCAATTGAAACACACAAAGGACATGCCCATTATGCTTCATTCATCAAAGATGAAG TTTATAACTTCTCACATCGAATAGATCATTTGTCTTTTGGAAACGATGTTCCTGGACACATCAATCCCCTTGATGGCATGGAAAAAACTACATTAGAGC AAAACACTCTGTTTCAGTATTTTATCACGGTTGTGCCAACCAAGCTGCACACATCTAATGTTTCGGTGGACATGCACCAGTTTTCTGTTACAGAAAGG GAGCGGGTCGTAAGCAATGAGAAAGGCAATCAGGGTGTATCAGggatcttttttaaatataaactgaGTCCATTGATGGTGAGGGTGAGCGAGGAGCATATGCCTCTCGCTGCATTTCTTGTGAGACTGTGTGGCATCGTTGGAGGAATCTTTTCAACTTCAG ACCTGCTTCACAGGTTGATTGGATCTTTTGTGGACATTATCTGCTTTCGCTTTAGACTTGCAAATAAGGACAGGGAG GTTCTTAATCGGGTTTCCCAATCAGAGTGA